The region TGGGGATCCTGAGGAATGATAGAAACTGTTTCACCATCATAGGTAAACGTCACTTCGGTATGCGGCAGCAAACCCGCCTGCTCACGGATATGTACCGGAATGGTGACCTGCCCCTTGGATGTAATCCGCATGGCTACGCTCTCCCTGTTTATTCTTACCTTTACTGGTAAGAGTAAGAAATAATATTTTTTCCGTCAACGATTAAGGGGATGAACGGGGCAATCCCTGCCATTATATTAACCCGGAAATTCAGGAGAAGTGAAACCTGCTGGTGCCGATATGCATGTGGGTTCAGGTCCATTTATTTCACCTATTCGACTGCCTGCTTGATCATTCTCTATCTGGTCGTAAGAAACAGAGCTGTCATACGATTTCAGGAAACCCCTGGTGCCTCTTCAAATCAAAATGCAAGCACTGTCCGGTCTGTTGATGAAGATGGGCTTGAAGGTGCGCAACAGTGTATGCTGGAGGGTGCTGGAAAAAATCAAATGGATGTTGTTTGGAAAAATATGCTGGCAGGGAAAGCGCGGTCATGGACGCCAAATTCGATCTGGTTGCTGATTTCAAACCCCAGGGGGATCAACCTCAAGCCATCGATTTTTTAATCGAAGGCTTGGGGAAGGGTCTGCCCGATCAGGTGTTGCTGGGGGTGACCGGGTCGGGCAAGACCTTCACCATGGCCCACATCATCCAAAAGCTCAAACGCCCCGCCCTCATTCTGGCCCACAACAAAACCCTGGCCGGTCAACTCTACAATGAGATGAAGGCTTTTTTTCCCCACAACGCCGTAGGCTATTTCGTCTCCTATTACGACTATTACCAGCCTGAAGCCTACATTCCCCGCACCGACACCTTCATTGAAAAGGATTCCTCGGTCAACGACCAGATCGACCGCATGCGCCATGCTGCTACCCAAAGTCTACTCTCCCGGCGGGATGTGATCATCGTTGCTTCGGTCTCCTGCATCTACGGCATCGGCTCCCCGGAAGAGTATGGCCAGATGTCCCTGAGCCTACAGGTCGGACAGGAGATCGACCAGCGGGTGCTGTTACGCAAGCTGGTGGAGATTCAATATCGGCGCAACGATGTGGACTTTCATCGGGGCACCTTTCGGGTACGGGGGGACACGATTGAAATTTTTCCAGCCCATGAGGAGGACCGGGCGGTCAGAATCGAATTTTTTGGGGATGAAATCGACCGCATGACCCGGGTGGACTCATTGACTGGAGAATACCACGAGACCCTGGCAGACCTGACCCTCTTTCCTGCCAGCCATTTTGTCACCACCCGGGATACCCTGAAGCGGGCTATCAAGGAGATCAAATCCGATCTCAAGGAGCGCTTGGCCTGGTTTCAGGCAGAAAATAAATTATTGGAGGAGCAGCGTCTGGAGAGTCGGACCCAATATGATCTGGAGATGATGCAGGAGCTTGGATACTGCACAGGGATCGAAAATTACAGTCGCTATTTTACCGGTCGTGCCCCGGGGGAGCCGCCACCGACCCTGCTGGAATATCTCCCGGACGATGC is a window of Magnetococcales bacterium DNA encoding:
- a CDS encoding AbrB/MazE/SpoVT family DNA-binding domain-containing protein, producing the protein MRITSKGQVTIPVHIREQAGLLPHTEVTFTYDGETVSIIPQDPQSKKSRGNQLVAHLRGRGDIKMSTDEIMALTRKP